TTCCTTCCACGGACATCAGAAAATGGCCAGTAATAAGACAGCTCAAATCATCTACAGTCTTACTCAAGGTGCCATAGCCGCAGGTGGAGCTCTGAAACTTTTGCCACGCCAACCGGAAGAAACCATGTCAATTGTTCTCTGTCAGCGGACAGCAGTCTCGAAGAAGATCAAATTGAACCAAAAAAATATCCTTTATGAAGACCTTTCCAGCATCATGGAGGATAAAGATCTCACACTTCTTGACTCGCTGAACAAGGAGGAAATAGTGGGGAAACTCCTAGGTGCAATCGAGTATATTAAACTCCAGCAGCAACGGGTCATCCAGCTCGAAGCCAATTTGGTAGATGTTAAGCTGGCCTTTGCGGACGCTATGACTGACCAGTTCGTCCGTCAGCGCTCATCCCCTCCCGTTTTTCCACTCGATGAGGATCTGCATCACGCGGGCAAACCCTCTTACGCTCAAGCAATACCCGCAGCTCACGACATACCCTCGTCTCCTACATTGAAAAAGCCAATGACCACAAAAGATACGCCGCCTGTGCCTTTTTAGACATAAAAAGTGCTTTTGACACCGCGTTGCATCCAGCAATTCTTTCCCCGCTTATTGAACGTAATTGCCCACTTTATCTAACGCGTATGGTTTTAAGCATTCTGTCTCGTCGTATTGCTCTACACTCACATATCGGTACAAATTTGGCACACGCAGTTAATCTCGGGTGCCCACAAGGTGGAGTACCGTCTGCGTTCTTATGGTTGGTTGAAGTGGTCGACATTTTTCCAATAAGGCCGCAGCTGCTAAAAGAGCATTTTTTACAGTCATGACATGCCTAAGTGCTACCTGGGGTTTGAAAAGAACACGCGTGTGCTACCTCTACCTCTCATCGATAGAGCCAATCTTGTTGTATGGTTGTTCCCTTTGGGCTCCATTCCTTAATACTAAGTGCGGGATTAAATCAGAATTTCTCAACGTACGTTTTTAAAATCGATCACAAAATCTTTTAAGACAGTATCAACTGATACGCTACTTGTTCTAACAAATGTTATTCACTTGAATCTACGAGTCGCAGAGATCACCATCTTAGATGTAGGACAAGTAACATAGGCGTGTTCTCTAGTTCTTCTCTCAAATGGCTGCTGAAGCATTACCCGGAGAGTAACACATCGCCTAAGTTCGAAGCCACTGCACTGTTCTCTTCCACCAAGATTTTCTCCGTGGTCAAATATTTTTGAGTCAGTCCGACTCGACAACAACATCTCTCTGTATCCTTGAGTGCCGAACGTAAAACGTATTTTCATCGACCAAAGCTTTGCTCGTCACTCGAAACGGTGTTCCGTGCTATCCACAGATCGCCAAGGAATCCTGGAAGTTGAAAACGTAACACTCCCCACGTATGTCAATGAACCACAAACTATACAAATCACGGTTCAACGGGACCTAAAAAAAGCTAAAACAACTGATTCGAAGTGCACACAGATAGAACTAGTATCGTCCTCTCCTTTATCATTCTCATTCACTCGACCACTTCACAAACTGTTCAGCTTGCAGGTTACTAATCTTGAATATCTAGCAGTAGTTGAAATTAAAACTGTTCTACTGATCGGCAGTAGTACAAGTTCGTTGCATAGTAAGCCTTTCTCTAGAGGAGGTACTTGCCCAGAAGGAAGAAGTGGTGGCTCCTCGGAGGACTTTCTCCCATCCAGATCCAATGCATTAAACGAAATCCGCCAACAGATTATAGAGTTATGGCCGGCCAGGCCTGGTTAGCCAAATTGTTTCGGGACACTCACTTCTAAACTCTCACCAATTCCGCTTCAAATTTTCGATTTCCACTGCATGCGCATGTGGCCAGCCGGTTGAAACCACGGAACACTTTTTATTTCACTGTCCTTTGTTTTCTTAGCCTCACATCGTTTTCAAGTCTATTTGCCAAGCAAATCTAGTCGATTGGCCACCAAGTCTAGCTATCATACCCACAGTCCCAGATACTTGGAAAGAAATGAGTACTGTTGTAAAGTCTACCACTAGGTGGCCTCGCATCGTCCTCTCTCAGGTCGAGTCCACCCAGACGGCACTGGATAATACACAGACGCACACAGACTACCAAGACCacaacatggtgtcagaagtgctcgagtaatttttcaatttctcgCGTGTAGTGTGTTTCTTGATGTTTCACACTGAATTGGAACTGGTAATTGTCGTTCCCTAGCCCTGATTGTGGGGTGATTCGTGGTAATTACGTCTCTGTCGTGCCGACGCTATCCGTTTGTATCTCGAGCATCCGTTCTCGCACGTGGTCCAACTAAACTGTATCCAGGCCAATCGAGAGCATCCGTCCTCTCTCGTGGTtgatttcaacattttctgttgCGTATGTATCCTGGTTATCGTTTATTTGTGTTTCCGACGTTTGAAATTGTGCAGCCATGGCCCAAGGCTTGAAGTTCCCTGATTCTTTTGCGTTCACGGCGCCTAATTTGGCCTTGGAGTGGGCGCAATGGCGTCGTCAGTTCGAGTGGTATATTAAAGCCACGCGTAAGGGCGAGGCAGATGAAGAAATTTTGGTTGGAGTGTTGTTATCTCTGCTTGGAAGAGAGGGAGTCAAGATTTATGAGACGTTACCATTGACAGCGGCAAATGCAAAAAAGATTGCTGAAGTGTTGACTGCGTTTACGACGTATTTTGAGCCCCTTAAAAGCGAGGTGTTCGAtcgctttctttttcatcgtcGTGTCCAGCAACCGGGTGAATCTTTCGACACGTGGCTGCTGGAGTTACGCAGTATGGTGTCGTCGTGTAATTTTGGTACGCCCGCGGTTATTGACTCTGTATTACGAGACCAGATTGTTTTCGGCGTGGCCAGTGAACATGTGCGCGAAAAGcttttatttgaaattgaCTTAAAGTTGGCCGGGGCCTGCAACATTGTTCGCGCGTGTGAGTCAGCTTCGTCAAAACTGACCCAGATGGCGCCACGAGGAGAGTCTACTGTTCATCGCCTACATGACAACCAGCCAAAAGGAAAGCAGGGCATGAGCTCTTACAACAAATCGAGTCAACCTGGCGGGAACATGCAGCAGTATGTTAATTGTCAGGGTTGTGGCAGACGTCATCGAAAAGATCAATGTTCTGCAGCAAAAGTGGTGTGCTTCTCGTGTCAACAAGTCGGCCATTTTGCAAATAGGTGTCCGAATGGGGGATCTCAACAAGGTACGTCACACCCTCGCAAGATGGCGCCACCACCTGCACCTCCGACGGGTACCCGACAACCGACAATGCGGCCTGCACAACGCGGAACTTTTATGCAACAGCAGTTGCACGCCGTCGAACAGGAAGATTTTGATGGCCAGTTGACAGGAGCCAACGGGTTCTTGGGAGAAGATTACGTCACTCATCAACTCACCTgcacagaagaaaaaatggacgAGTGGTATGAAGATATGGCGGTTGATGGAAAGGCAACTATTCGTTTTAAACTTGACTCGGGCGCTACGTGTAATGTGTTGCCATATGAATTGTATGCGAGTGTGTGCCCGAATGGTGCTCCTTTGGAACCTGGTCCAAGAGTAAGAAACTACAGCGCAAACGGTGGTTATCTGAATGTTCTGGGCGTGTACAAGGGACAAGTGGTTCGTCGTGGAATAGCCTATGTGCTTCGATTTGTGGTGGTTAATGAACCTGGTCAACCAGCCATCTTAGGGCTTCCGGCGTGCAAGTTAATGAAGCTCATCAAGCGCGTTCATTCCGTCACCGTGTCGCCGCCACAACTACAGCCGCCAATCGTGAAAGAGTTTGCAGACGTGTTCAACGGCATTGGAAAGCTTCCAATTGAACATGAAATACGCCTGGCAACTGGTCCTAATCATGTGGATCCGGTGGTGTCGGCGGCGGGTCGTGTTCCGTTTAGTTTGGAGAAAAAAGTGTTCGACAAACTGGATCAGATGGTTGCTGACAACATCATTGCTCCAGTAGTCGAACCGACGGAGTGGGTGAGCAGAATGCTGGTGGTTGGAAAACCTGATGGAGACGTCCGTATCTGTCTTGATCCATCTGACTTGAACAAGGCTATACAGCGGCAACACTTCATGGTGCCGACGGTGGAACAGCTGTTTGGAAAGATTGGTAAGGCAAAGTATTTTTGTAGCCTCGACGCTGCATCGGGTTTTTACCAAATACCTCTGTCTGACCGCTCTTCATATTTGTGCACCATGGCAACACCCAAAGGAAGATATCGTTTCCTGCGGCTCCCGTTTGGCCTCGTCTCGGCTCCCGAAGTTTACCTTCAGGCCATGTCGGAACTGTTCGGCGATTTACTCGGAGTGCTTATTTACTTCGATGACTTTTTGGTGATGGGAGAAACAATGGAAGAACTGGAGTGTAATCTGCGCCGAGTGCTGGTACGTTGCAGAGAAAAGAATTTAAAGTTGCAGTTAAAGAAATACCAATTCTTTGTTCAGAATCTTCCCTGGTTGGGCCATGTGATCGGAAATGGATCTTTGAAGCCGGATCCTGAAAAAGTGGAAGCTATTGTGAAGATGCCGGCCCCTACGGACAAGAATGGCTTGATACGCTTACTTGGAATGGTAACGTACTTGGACAAATTTTGTAAAGACTTGGCTGTTCTAACGCGACCTCTTCGTGACATGTTGAAGCAGGATGCGGCATGGGTGTGGGACGCGCAACAAGAACAAGCATTGAATGCCCTCAAGTCCGCCATTTCCTCGTTGCCAGTTTTACGTTTGTTCAATGTTTCCAAACCGTTGGTGGTCTCCGTGGATGCTTCACCCATCGGTATTGGTGCAGTATTATTGCAAGATGGCCAGCCGGTGGCTTTTTCGTCCACATCGCTTACTGAGACTCAAAAACGTTACTGTCAAATAGAAAAGGAGCTGTTGGCGGTTCAGTTTGGTTTGCTGAGATTCCGGCCGTATGTTTATGGACAAAAAGTGACAGTTGAATCGGACCACAAACCGCTTGTTGGTCTGCTGGAAAAGCCGATAGCAACTTGCTCCCCAAGGATCCAACGGATGCGACTTCAACTGCAAAGATTCGACTTTCGGCTTGTATATAAGCCCGGCAAGGAGCTTTTCATCGCCGACACCTTGAGCCGTGCACCTTCGCCACGTTTGTTCACGGATGACGTCACCCAGGATAGTGAAGACCAAGTGCATCATGTGCTTCATAGTCTCGTCACTTCCGTGTCCACACGGAAGCGTTATGCCGAAGCCACGGCCTTGGATCCAACTCTGCAACTTTTGAAAACGGTGATTCAAAAAGGATGGCCTGAGAAGCGTGCTCAGTGTCCGGCTGCAGTCAAACCGTATTGGTCGGTGCGGAGCGAATTGTCAATGGTGGAAGGCATTTTATTGTGTGGCAGTCGTTTAGTGGTTCCAATGTCCCTTCGTCGCGAGACCATGGAGGGTATACACGACGGTCATTTCGGTGAAACGAAGTCTGTCTTACGCACGAAGTCAGCAGTGTACTGGCCCGGTTGGGAGGACCAAGTGAAAAATATGGTGGCCAGTTGTTCGGTTTGCCAAGAAAACCGTGGTCGAAACCCTAAGCTGCCGTTACATCCCGTTCGGCTTCCGGATTACGCCTTTCAGCTAGTGTCTGCTGATTTGTTCGAGTTTGAGCGCGTGAACTATATTTTGCTGGTGGACGCATACAGCAAATGGCCGTGTGTTGTTCCCCTTAAGTCAACAACGTCGTCAGCCATCATTGAAGAGATGTCACGATTTTTCTGTGACTTTGGACGGCCAGAGGAGTTGGAGTCTGACAACGGGACTCAGTTTTCCAGTGCGGAGTTCCGTGAATATTGTGCATCATTGAACATCAAGCAAGTGACGTCGAGTCCCGAGTTTGCCCAATCCAACGGACTGGTTGAGCGACACATCCAAACGGTAAAACGCACTTTACTGAAGATGTTTGCTGAAGGAAAGTCCCTGTGGGAGGCGCTGGCAGCCATTCGTTCGACCCCGGTGTCCGGCTCATTACCGGCCCCGTCCGTGCTACTTCAAGGACGTAATCTTCGTGGTGTGCTGCCTTTTCTCGACGCATCCTTATCGCCAAAGCTGGTGCCGGCGTCGTTTGTACGTCAAGAGTTGTCTCGTCGACAACAAACGGCGGCGTTTGTTCAACCCCGCCCAGTGAGTGTTCGGTCGTCTGCGTTGACTGTAGGACAACGTGTTCGTGCCTTGATCAAAGGGACGTGGCAACTTGGTGTCGTAAATGTGGTGTGCCCAGAACCACACTCTTATATCGTCCGCTTATCTGATGGGCGTATGTTTCGTCGTACACGCTGGGCAATCAACGTCGATAACGCGAACAGACCGACAGCCGTTCAGCGGACCATGCAACCTTCACGTCCGCAATTTTCACGTGGCCCGATTGTCGTTCCACCCACTCAGCCGCCGGCTTTGGTTCAGCAGAGTGGAAGTTCAACAGTGGCTGTCCAGTCACCGCCAGTCAGGGCCGGTCCAGTCGCTGGTGTCAATACTCCGTCTGGACAGTCTTCCGTGTTCCAGTCGTCTGCTCAACAAGAGTCTACGCCGGGCCGTTCTGTTGAAGCGCCCAGCCGCCCTGTTCGAGAGATTCCGGCCTCACCCGCtcgtttatttgtttcacGTATTCCCGTTCGTGACCGGGTGGTTTGGTTGCCCCCTTCGGCCAGCAGTGGTCAACATGCTCCTGTAGCCGCCCTTGGTGTTACCCGCTCGGGCCGACGCTACATCAAACCTCTACCACCCTCTCAGTAAACGACGAAAGTCGACAGTCCATCCTTCCGTCCGATTTATCTTCATGTCATTTCAGTTCATTGTCGTTTCGTTATTCATCGTTCACTGCTCATTGCTCATCCGTTTATTTTCATCTCACCTAATCATTGTTCGTTCATCTTCGTTCACATCCTCATTGTTCATTCattttggtttattttcaCATTTGTCTTACATTTTGATTGCATTCATTTGTGTTCGGTATGGGGGCTGTTGTTCGTATATGGTTAAAGGGGGGAGATGTTGTAAAGTCTACCACTAGGTGGCCTCGCATCGTCCTCTCTCAGGTCGAGTCCACCCAGACGGCACTGGATAATACACAGACGCACACAGACTACCAAGACCACAACAAGTACCTTCATCCACAGTACAAAGCGCCTTCGCCGGCAAATCTCTTGATTCTTTTATTACTATCTCATCTTTGTTCCCAAAATTCACACTCCCAACACCTTAGAACTATTATCTTAGCAAACTGTAACTGTGACCAAGGCATTCTATGCGGTTGAGGCTATACCGGAGACCGTCGGCTGGCGGTCTTGAAGGTTCAACCAAGCCAGGAAGACTCTGCGGGCCGTACTAGAATTTGTCATGGTCACCTGATCAGCATGGCGTAAGCAGGCCCAGTttccaaatttaaaaaaattaattaaaaaaaaataaaatcagcCCTGTATCCATGCCAACGATTTTGCCTAACTTAATACTTGACCTTAAATCCAGTAAAAAATATCACGCCTCGATCGGTTCTGACAATGTTTGTTCTGAAAAACTGTGTTTTCTGTAAATAATCGCCCTGTTTATCGGCAAATATATTCCGGGCAGTACTCCACCATAGGAGCTGAGCCCAGTTACAAAAAATACCCTACATTCGGTTAACGCCATTAAACGATTTACATGGGGGGGTTGATTTTTCGCACCATTTTAGGAACGTATTTCTACAAGTTTATTCAAGTAGACTTCGGAAATTCTATATGTACCTTGATACCTAGGGTTGAGCTTTTTGCTCGTACATGTCTAAGTCAAtcttacatctagaagtactCTGTCTGGTAGTTCAAAGTTGTATTCTTTTGCCCTCTTGTCATATTGGATTTTTTGTCTTACTATAGcgtcaaataatttttttcgaaaCCCTGTGCGAAACCCTCTCTTAGGCGTTTCATTGTCTGGCTTTTATAATCTGCGGAGTGATTAATTCTGCTTCTGGGATTTAAAATCTTTCGACGACCATGTTCGGGTCTTTTgccattatttaaaaaaggggcTTTCCATTGTGGAGAAGTGGACTAAATTTCTGTAAGCCGACGCTATTGGGCCCAAAACCCCTTTCAAATGTTCATAACCAACATCTATGTATTATCGAATCATTTAGTAATATCTTTTAATATATCTGGCCAATAGAATTTGTCTCTGACTCTAAAGTATGTGCGTAGAAACGCTAGATGTCCCGCTAAAAGAGAATCATGGTATTTTTTAACTACCCTCTTTCTCAGGTACCACAGTTTGGTCCTgtacatattttcttctttttttaggtAGCATAAAAATTCCAACTCAATACTACGCCATCGATCCTAAAAGTTCCCATTTCTTTCACCCTTTAGAGTTCTCTTGTTCATGTTTTTCTGATAGAGTTCCTTCATTCAAATAATTCATTATCTTTGTGCAAAGTTCATCTTTCTTCTGCTCATCTGACCATTCTTCGGTTACTACAACGCGAATACGAgaggaaaaatcaaatcaataaaAGAGTTGGTGTGTTCGTTTCCAGGCTTGTATCTAAGCTTAAATTTGGCTGCAGATAATGCGATCGACCAACGTCccaaccgactgttctcactcTTGTGAGATTCAAGCCATTGGAGTCGTCTGTGATCACTAACGATCTCAAACATTTCATCATATGTAATTTGTATCCCATATATAATTGCTAATACTTCGCGCTTAATTGCTGAATAGTTACGCTCggccagagtcatagacccctggttcctccactatggcttTTTTACCTCTGAGAAAAGGGGTAACTCTTGTGGGAAATACTATACCAAAAAACGAGGGTTTAAGGTCCGGGCATGGTCGTGGGCGTAAGAGTGGTTTTTCGCTAGGTGCGAGTACCATCTGGCTACACATGAATTTCTGTGtggagtgaaacaacacacTCGCAAGAGGACCTCTCACGGGTGGAAAATCACTCTTAATCtaaaataatggaaaatctcTCTTCTAACTATCCCTCTTGTTTTAAGTCTGGTGTTGTCTACACCAAAGAGTTGTACCGTGGCCAGTActaaaatttttgatttgattccCAGTTCTCTGCaaaatttccgtttttattAAGCTTCTACCCGCACTACCCGCACCACGTCACCGATTTGTAGCTTTATAGTCgtggtattttgttttttctactttctcGGACTTCATTAACATTCTGTCGGGGCTGCGccaaaaacaaatgcaattaACTTGGGTTCATTTAGCactattaaaaaatatttttttaaataaaagctATTTAAATTACATAAAGTAATTAATTTAGCGAAGACTCATGCAaggggcaattgaaacatcCCTGTTTTCAGCACCCTTTCCATAGATGCTCGCGAAATCTGTGCTCCTTTTCCTTTAAACCCATGTCGCTATTGCCCCGATGGCGTGTTTTAATtgccctgttttttttttagtttttaaaattttaggTGTCTCTTGTTTTTTGGAGTTACAACTAGTAATATCTGTATAACTCCACTCTCTAAAAAGAGATGTCTAGAAAAGGTAGACGATTGTCTACTTTTATCTAGACATTTTTGTAAACTTAGTAACTCCGAGACATTGTGTCCAAAATTATATAGAAACAGTGTCTTGTGGTGTAGCGGGTGAATTCCCATATGCCGCTCCCCGTTTTACCTCGGCAACCGATACGCCCCTCAATTTTTaaggttaaaacaaaagagattTTTTCCTTAACTTTGCTTTCATAATCGTTTTGAATGTATTTCCGAAAGAGATATTTCGGAACACTTTATTGTCTTTAAATGAAATACCTTTAGTGCACAAACAGAACATCAATCGCTTTTTCTTAATACATAAGCATGTCTACAGGATTCAAACCCTGATTTTTTAGGTTCGTAGGCATCTATTCTATCACTGTAGCACTTCATTACACACTATTATAACTGAAGTATTGCCGTAATTTACGTTCTATGATGGCTGATAGCATATTTTCGAGGactatttttaaatgttttaaatataACGAGAATATTTTCGTGGACAATTTTAAAATAGTTTAAATATtacattttatattttaaaatgcagtTGTTATTATGGCACGAGGTTGGTTCTTGGTAAAACAATTatttgtacagtatcctgcacaaaaatccaaacaccgatttaatttttttaaagccaccttttggcggggtaaagggtttttgtttgtttttcttaaagagggagggtagacggggtgatggacatatagggcagggttgggtaggtctagacataaaaaaatgccttaaggtattacgctttaaggcaagttacaggtcaggacatttttgaaacctccagggtggtgtgtttgttgttgttgttgttgttgttgtgtgttggaaatttagggcttgggcttgatAATATTATTCTAAATTCAGTTCGCATCAATTATCTATGTGTTGACCTTGTATTCTAGCTAATTATAAGCAAACAAGTTAATGTGGTGGGCGTATACCCTGACTAGCCTCAGATCTTTTTTAGCTTTCAAGCAAGAATGTCGTCCGACAGTTCGTCCGACTCTAGCTCATCTAGCTCTAGCTCTTCTAGTTCTAGCGGAAAATCAAGTTCTAGTAGTTCTTCCCTTCTTAACTATTCTACTCGTAAGTTCAACCTTTCCAAGGCAAAATCGACAGGATTGTCCAAATGGATCGTCACAGGCATCAACGAGGACAGAATCAAGAAGTGTAGAGAAATCTACAAGCCCACGCTGAAAAAGAAGTCCAGTATCCTGACAAATCCTACTTCAGACGAATCGATCTACCCCCGCCTGAAGGCCTCCAAGGGTTCGAACGCCACCAAAGCCAACATTGATCCAACCGAAAAAGCTCTCAAAAAGGTGTCGTTTAAAGTTCTGGACCTGGTGAAACCGCTATTATTTCTGGCTGATCGATCAAAACTGAAGAAAAAATCTAAGAGCGACAGTGTGGCTATAAAAGTGGCTCTCAGACTCTGGACCACACCCTTTCGTGACATCATGAAATCGTGACGCCATAACATCCTATCTCAAGTCTACCCCGAGTACATAGGACTGCTGGAACGCGACGATATCTGGTCCAGCGGAATGGACCTGTTTGGACGAAAATTCATGAGACATCTCGTCAAAGAAGCGAAATCCCAAGCCACCTTGGAAGGAATTGCCAAGAAAAACCAGAAATCAAGTTCGACCAAAGACCAGCCGGCAGCTTATTCGGGCCAGTTTAACAAGCCCAACAATCACTTCAACTCCGCATTACGCGATGGGTATGTCTCAATCTCCCCTTATTCTTTTGGTGGACGTATCTCGCGTTTTGTCGATGTTTGGCGGAATATCACAGGCGATCCGTGGATTCTAGAGACTGTTCAACACGGCCTTAGTTTGGATTTTATCTCGCTCCCAACGCAACAGCGAATCCCACATAACGCCGTAATGAATGCCGAACAAATACGTATTTGTACTGAAGAAATCGCATCTCTACTAGAAAAAGGGGCGATAACGCAAGTAACTGATTACGGTTTTATTAGTAGCTTCTTTTTGGTTCCGAAAGCGTCAGAGGGGTGGCGTCCTATCATTAACACCGGCATTTCAAAATGGAGGGCGTCAACACCGTGAAATATACTATATGAAAAGGGGAC
This Daphnia magna isolate NIES unplaced genomic scaffold, ASM2063170v1.1 Dm_contigs021, whole genome shotgun sequence DNA region includes the following protein-coding sequences:
- the LOC116932510 gene encoding uncharacterized protein K02A2.6, coding for MAPRGESTVHRLHDNQPKGKQGMSSYNKSSQPGGNMQQYVNCQGCGRRHRKDQCSAAKVVCFSCQQVGHFANRCPNGGSQQGTSHPRKMAPPPAPPTGTRQPTMRPAQRGTFMQQQLHAVEQEDFDGQLTGANGFLGEDYVTHQLTCTEEKMDEWYEDMAVDGKATIRFKLDSGATCNVLPYELYASVCPNGAPLEPGPRVRNYSANGGYLNVLGVYKGQVVRRGIAYVLRFVVVNEPGQPAILGLPACKLMKLIKRVHSVTVSPPQLQPPIVKEFADVFNGIGKLPIEHEIRLATGPNHVDPVVSAAGRVPFSLEKKVFDKLDQMVADNIIAPVVEPTEWVSRMLVVGKPDGDVRICLDPSDLNKAIQRQHFMVPTVEQLFGKIGRYRFLRLPFGLVSAPEVYLQAMSELFGDLLGVLIYFDDFLVMGETMEELECNLRRVLNLPWLGHVIGNGSLKPDPEKVEAIVKMPAPTDKNGLIRLLGMDAAWVWDAQQEQALNALKSAISSLPVLRLFNVSKPLVVSVDASPIGIGAVLLQDGQPVAFSSTSLTETQKRYCQIEKELLAVQFGLLRFRPYVYGQKVTVESDHKPLVGLLEKPIATCSPRIQRMRLQLQRFDFRLVYKPGKELFIADTLSRAPSPRLFTDDVTQDSEDQVHHVLHSLVTSVSTRKRYAEATALDPTLQLLKTVIQKGWPEKRAQCPAAVKPYWSVRSELSMVEGILLCGSRLVVPMSLRRETMEGIHDGHFGETKSVLRTKSAVYWPGWEDQVKNMVASCSVCQENRGRNPKLPLHPVRLPDYAFQLVSADLFEFERVNYILLVDAYSKWPCVVPLKSTTSSAIIEEMSRFFCDFGRPEELESDNGTQFSSAEFREYCASLNIKQVTSSPEFAQSNGLVERHIQTVKRTLLKMFAEGKSLWEALAAIRSTPVSGSLPAPSVLLQGRNLRGVLPFLDASLSPKLVPASFVRQELSRRQQTAAFVQPRPVSVRSSALTVGQRVRALIKGTWQLGVVNVVCPEPHSYIVRLSDGRMFRRTRWAINVDNANRPTAVQRTMQPSRPQFSRGPIVVPPTQPPALVQQSGSSTVAVQSPPVRAGPVAGVNTPSGQSSVFQSSAQQESTPGRSVEAPSRPVREIPASPARLFVSRIPVRDRVVWLPPSASSGQHAPVAALGVTRSGRRYIKPLPPSQ